One Hippoglossus stenolepis isolate QCI-W04-F060 chromosome 6, HSTE1.2, whole genome shotgun sequence genomic window, GTGTGACATCtcaaacaacagaggagagatCAGCGGGGGCATTCCTTCACCGAGGTTCACGCCCCATCTCGCTAGTGTTAAAGATAATGAAGAAAATCCCGGCACTAAATTATAGTGCAGGCTGGAAAATGCTCCCCCACATGACACACCAGTTGTAATTAATTTGTTCTCTCTTATCTGATATCTTACAGAGACACAGCGTGTTTCTGCTGTGTCTGCAAATGTCGTAGAACGTGaaggaaagtgaaagaaactCCTGGATCTATCCCCTGATCcaggatctgcaccaacttgTCTCTTGACTCATGTTCCACCCTTCCAcagaatttcatggaaattggtttagAAATTCTTGATCCTGCTTCATACACGaccttcttggcagaggaatATTGTGAGGAAATACTTCAGAGTTTTATATGAAGCTGTTCAGTAGCTGCTTCCTTCCCTCATTGGTATTTTATAAAATTTGTTGAAAGCAAATAGTTCTGGGCCTTGACAGTGATGCAATGGGCTCAAGTTCCACCACGTCACAAAATCTGATTAAAACCGGTTCTagagtttttgtgtaatcatgctaacaaacaaacaaacaaacaaacaaacaaacaaacaaacacagacgaatACAAAACCTCCCTGACTGAGTAAATTAACCTTTAACATAAAGTCATGAACGCAAAACTAAATTAGTTAATATTCTATAGATCGACTGAAATCccatttcacaaaacacatctACTGTAAGTGAAGTATTGAGGAATTTAACAGTTTGGCAAAGAATTTAAAACAAGGAACCTCTTCACTTTTAACAGTAATACTTTAAAAGAGCACATCGTGTGTTTTGAgcctcaggaggaggaacaggaacCTCTGCTGCCGCCGTCCCTCGTCAGGctgaagacagaaacacactcacccATCCACACCTCTCCGAAGCAGCCCTGTCCAAGCTTCAGGTCGAGATGGAGCGAATCTCTGGGGATCTCCCAGGCGTCCTTGGCCAGTCCCTGAGTCTGAGGCTTCAGCACGGGACAGATGTCCGACAGACTGTGACACAGCCCGTCGGCGTGCTCTGGGGGACACGAGAAGACGACGGGGTGGGTggttaaaataacagaaatccAAGTGTCCAAGAAACAGAAAATCTACTCgtacagacggacagacagacacacgcgTGGCGGACTCACTGCGGTAGTGGTTGACGAGCTGCTGCAGGTTGCTGAACTGCGTGCGGGACGTGATGTAGTAGCCGCCGCTGTCCAGCTTCCGGATCTTGTAGTGCTTCACGTTCAGCCCTTTGGTGTTATCGTAGtccaacacagacagacagaaggccCCTGGGGAGGTTCACAGCAGATACAACACTGTGTGAGTTATCATGTGGCCTGGATGACAGTTATTGTTTTAGTgtcacaaaagaaaatgttcaaatcccGGCTCAGtcgtgtggagtttgcatgttcctcccatgtttgtgttgtttgttttccagcttcctcccacagtccaacaACATgcaggttaattggagactcctAATTGATCGTAGGTTTGAGTGTGAGATTAAacggtttgtttttattacgtTGGTCCTTAGATTCagctccagcccccccaccccctctaaAACCCTCAAAGTGGAGACCAGGGACCCCCAAGTGTCCCAGAGAGGGTCCCCGGGAAAAGGGGAATCATTTATTAGACCATTAGTTTCATCCATTAGACATAATGTTTGACTCTTTTGCTCCTGACGACGCTCAATAAAACATCCCACAGTTAACATCTCGTTAGACGGGGGTCCGGGGTTTAAATGAATCCGCTCAGTGGTCCGTGACGTGCAGAAGCTTGAGAACCACTGGGGAATGAAATCATGATAAAAACCACTGGCCTGGATACAGAGAGAATGTCTTCAGGACGATTTGCTCGTCACGCCACCAGAGGGAGGCGTCAGTCAAGTGGAGAACCGCGGTGAACAGCAGCCGCGGGCATGGCCTccctaccccccccccccctcttaaTGTATAAACTGGGTGATTTGGCCTGTGGTTGTTCAGCCTCAGCTCCACACTGACCTAATTCTGTCTGCCTCACCCTGCCActacctctcctcctcacccagcTCCTGCGTTTCCCTGCATCCATCTGCACCTTGTCCCTTTGTCTCGGTCCGTGCAGAGGTTAAATATAACATCTCCCCGCAATCCTGTAACGTGCACTTGGacgcacatcacacacacacacacacacacacacacacacacacagacacacacacacacacacacacacacagagccagtgAATCCCACGTGGACTGTGTTTTTTCCGCAGCATTTGCAGAAGAAGAGTGGAACATCCAACCTTTCTGCATCTGCACGACACAGTGGGGACGACACTGAACAGCAGGGTGTTTGGTGAATTTTTAGTGAGACGTGTCAGGGAATTCAAACTGTGCTTCATGTTGAGATCTCAATatttaatatctaatatttttaaaaaagcatcgGGAgtaagtgctgtataaataaagtgtattttcttttgttacaCGTTTCCAGGACAAGATGTTCTTTAGTGGATCAGAGTGAatctcagctcctccaggtccGGAGAGGTTTCACcattacaaacacattttctgttttaaagacaaacagtttaaaaaaacccTCATGGGTTAttgagagaaaatgtcaaaagtcaTAACACTCCTCAGATCCTGTTAAAGAATAGATTCACCTAACGAAAGAAATTTTGCGCAAATGTGCAAGTCAGTTGTTGTGAAGTTCCCCTCGTTCAAACTCTGGATAAAGTCCGGAAAATTTACcacagacgcaaaactgaaaaacaaaaagaatacaaatatctcaggatgaggaagaggagtcgtACATGTAGAATAAGCTGATGAAGATGTTACGATTTTAGAGCTTTCTGTGATTTCGCCTGACGACCTGTGttgatgtgatgtaaacaaaaacatgagatTGGAATTGAACCgtcatgttctgcctcctgctgctcgacACTTCATCTGAACGCGTCTGacttctcctgctgcgttctgcgtatgtgaaagacaaactccagagaaagccTGAACCCTATCGTCCGTGCATTTGCAGATGAACCTGAGCTGAGTGTCTCTGGATGTGAGAGGAAACCAGAGTACCTGGACATGGGGAATATGCAAACCCCACACAGAGAGAATCCAGATGTGAAGCAGCGATGCAAACCTTTACAGTCGAGGACCAACACATGCATGGACAGAGTTTGGTCAGAGCTTGATCTCAGGGTCTGCTCTCTTACCTTTGGtggtctcgctctctctcaccagGAAGGTCCCTCTCCTGTTCTCTAGACTCAGCAGCAGGCGCTCCGAGTCGCGGCGGGTGATTTTGCCAAAGTACCACCTGGAAAAAACATGGCACACGCGGGAAACGGGATGGTGAAGGTACGAAGATGAAGacgaggggaggaggaggggacagagAAGAAGTGACGAAGAGAGGGTGAGCTGGTGAAGTTCAGTCTGAAGCCAATGCACATGCAGTTCATAGGCCTGCAGATCGGCAGCTGCTTACCTGGACTCGAGAGTGAGTCTGAGGTGACTGcggcagcaggaggaaacagtgagGAACGAACACGTGTAATAAAAACAGTTAGTTGGTGAGTTTGAGAGCAGGCGAGCGTGCAGAGACCAGTGCACGCCCCccagaagcagagagaagtcAACAGCAGTACATTTCAGGGAATACTTCAGCTTTTTGGGAAAAATACTGTGCAGTACTTTGCTTTCTTGCTGAAACTTGGACGGTAGATATGATGCTACAGGGCAGGAGGTTGATATCTTAGTTTGGCATGTACATGTATGACCGGGCACTAGGGGGCGCTGTAAGGGCAGCTGCATGACTTTCTATATTACATCTATTGATTAGTTTTAACACTGTTTTCTgctaaaaaataaattctttaatAGCATTAATATaactattatcattataatatgTAGGGTATTTGCTTGCTAAGCCTCACATTGTCGTTTTTTACTTCAGGTTTTGtgttgattaaaacaaatataagatATAATGTTTTTATGAGTGAGTTTCAACGGCTCCCTGTCTAAAGATCTATATTCAAATTGAGCTGTAATGATCTTCTGATACATGATGCATGTTTTCCGGCGTGTTATTAGACAGGGAATAAAACTGATTAGGAGCCAGAACAGAATAGATGTAGtctaactctcagcaagaaagcaaattcACATGGCGACAAAAGGAAAAATTCACCAGAATCCAACATTTGAGCGTTAATTCCTTCATGCacttggtgaaaaaaaaaacagataaaagtgacagagtcagggagaaaataaatgaagggCTTTACTCTTCTGCCTGGATGGAGTCGGACGGAGCCACGTAATTGCTGGGGATGTAACCGCTCTCTCCAGTGGTCAGGGAGCGCGCCAGCCACCAGTCGCCTTCTCTGCAACCATGAGACAACACACAGCTTCACCGAGGCtcgtcacacagacacacacacacgccccaaacacaaattaacacgGTGCTCACCAGTTTCTCAGGGCCGGTGTTTATCAAGTGTCTCCCGGTGAACGCAGAGTGATGTGAACCACTAAACAgccactttgtgtttgtgagcgaAAACCACTACAACGACTCAAATGGAGTCGTGGCTCCTGGAGAAGCTTGATAAATATGAGCCCAAGTGTTGAAAACATATTGGAAGTTTTTGTAAttatacacaaagacacacattcatgtGGGTATGAGGCCGGGGAGGGATGGTGCTCGTATCCTAGGCTTCATCGGGAGGTGATGCAGCCGTGCAGCACTGAGAGTAAAGTTAGGATTTGTTTTAAGGTGAGTTGACCTGAATCGATTGCAGCGCTGCAGGGCTCCAAACCAGCTCCCCCACTGCACTATGGGATAATGGGGCCGGGGCAGAGTTACGGTGGATGTGTGCCTCTCGCTAGTGAAGTGGTGTTACAGTGCACAGGTAAATGCTTCAGGTGacgcagcacagacacacacacacacacacaaaagcagcaCGTTCACAAAGAGGAGCTTCACAAACCTGCAGTTCACCTTCCTCCTGAAATTAACGGTTTGTGAcggagaaatggaaaaagaggaagaagatgaggggGAAGTGGTGAAAGAGAAGGTGGTTAATACAGAGAGCAAGTTGTGAGCAGTGACACAACagcacacagagtcacacaatAAAAAACTACGAGTcctgatttattcatttcaaagttTAACCTCGAGTCGTAGTGGaaaccttgtttttttgtcacGTAGGTTTATTGAAGCTGTAATTAGTTGTAACGGCCGTGCGACATTTATTCTCCTTATTGACACATAAGGCTTAAGGAGACTGGAATTTATAATAAACAACTCGCAAATCCAGCTGAATAAAGGAAAACTAAAGCTTTTCACTATAAACCagcacagaaatgaaaattacCCACATGGAAGATTAAACGTCTCTGCAGTGTCTCATGGGAAATGAGAGGCGCCACATTTATACTTATACTAAAATGTATATTCTTAATTCAGgttctatatatttagttgtatttcctttttcattgtagttgtttgtaataaagtttatggttaaactgtcaaATCTCAAGCCTCAATCTAATTTCTTTGTCttgacaataatataataacaatgacATCTTAAGACTAAttgaaaatcttttttaatatatcaaacaatatatcagctgatatttCAGAATCTGAAATTTGTTAGTTTATCTTAATGTGGGATTTTCCCACCGTGTATGATTGGACACTAGGTGGCGCTTTTAGGGTTTTTGGCTTCtcaatttaaatatacatatcttgatttgttttttatatataaaaaaatacatcagcAGATATTAACGGTATCAGAAATATTTCTACTCCCTCTCGGTTCTGGCCCCCAGACTTTATGTCGGTCGGGCTCTACAGTGGAGGGACGATAATGAGGTAAATAGCAGGAGACACGATATTATCATAACAAAAGCCAATCAGGTCACTGCGCACGGCTTTATTCATACATTCAACTGGACCAATCAGAACTGTGATAACCTGCTAACTAATCAGAGCTGTTTCCTGGATTCTGGGTTCACGTGACCCAATAAGGATCCAGGTCTTGGGCCTGAGGGGCCTGAGGGGCCAGATGCAGCGATAATCCACTATTGTTCTCCGCTGCCTTCTAGGTCAGTAGTTTGTTAGTGGGCGAGCGGCTCTCGGGGTGCAGCGCCACATCGCACGGTCCACTGCACCCCCCATTGATTCACTGAGGAAAACAAGCATATCtgggtttggtttgtttattgAGGGACGGTCGTCCCGCGGTGAGCTGGACTTGCTGAGGTGAGACGGAGCAGTGAGACGTAAACTGTCTCAGGGAAGCTTTTttgtgaatgaaggaggaaAATAGAGAGAAGTCAAGCTTTGCTGAGCCGTGACTGTCCAGGCAGCGGAGCAGTGATTCAGACAGCagaacaaacagtgtgtgtggtcaccAGTGGTGGAGCGGAACACATTACATTTACTGTAATCATGTACTTTTCCTATTCATCTGTACTTTACTGAACTAGTTTTACTTCCCAGGTACTTTCCCCTTTTACTCCACAACACATATctgcaaatatctgtactttctactgcACTACTTCTTTTAAAAAGCATTGAGTCACATGTACAtgtaacatgttttttaaagtaatcagTAACAAGAGGGGAATTTATCCACTGACCCAATCAGAGCGAGTAGGTATCAGTAGACTCCGCCCCCTGCAGCAGTGGTATCACAGGTAATGAAGACGCACTcaacaagtacttttacttaaaatactttaagtatatttaaaaacaagtactTTTGCTGTATTATAAAAGTTAAAAGGTACTTTTACACTTATTTGAGTTCATTTTTGTCATCTGTCTCAACTACATTTATATTgaacagaatatacagtagaCACAGTTAATACTACTTACTTTTAGTACTTACTCCACCACTGGTAATAACTcttcatcatctgtgtgtgtgtgtgtgtgtgtgtgtgtgtgtgtgtgtgtgtgtaggaaaaaAGTGATACTGAGctaatttgtttgtgtttccatgaGTGTGAGACAAACGGCGGAGGGAGTAATACGGAGGGAATGTGTGATGGTTTTCAGTATTTTCCTTACGTGTTGTTGACGATCTGGAGACGCTCGCCCTTCTTGAACGACAGATCTGAGGCCGTTCGAGACTCGTAGTCGTACAACGCCACGAAGGTCGTCACACCtcctggagggaggaagaaggaatCAGAGAACTGCCGACCACACGTGCAGAGCATGGAGTTCTAACAACAAACCAAGCGAACCTGCCAGTGTGATTCTGTTCGGAGCCGTGACGCTGTTATTGTCCACTCCGCCGAACAGGGCCATCTCTGCATTATTGGCCGTGGACGGATTGCCACTGAGACCTCCGTCCATCGCGGAGCCACGGTTGGGTGCCAGGGACGGTTGATTGGAGTTGGAGTGGTGGCCACCAGCGCCTCCTCCGCAGTTGAGGTTGCCATCGAGGCTGTGGGGCCGCTGGCCTGAAACCTTGGGCTTACTCTTGGATCCCCCCATGGCCAAGGCCTGTGGAATCgaggacagagacaaaaaagaagaCACATTCGATAAATGACATCATTGACATAAAATAGACTTGTTTTCTTATGTCATTTTATTACAATACATTCTCTGGAAAGATTCCCCCGGCTGCCACATGCCAGATGCAGAAACCAGAGACGGGCTGGAGACCGAGGCTCTAAATCCACGGAGACACACAGTTATGTCGCCCACATGAAGCCAAACGAGCCCAAAGACCGGGGAGCAGCTGCCGCTCTTTGGTTTCAACGCAAACATGAGATCAGCTTCACCACGCTGCCACCAGcagagcgcgcacacacacacacacacacacacacacacacacacacacacacacacacacacacacacacacacacacacacacacacacacacacacacacacacacacacacacacacacacacacacacacacacacacacatggtcagACACAGATGCACAGGCAGGGAAATGAAATGTCTCAGCATTCTGTGGTGTCGTAGTCGTTCTTTTGGCTTTATTCACACCGATCATTTAAAGATGAGTTAAGTGCCGTGAAGCTTCAAACCAAACCCAGTTCACAACCAACGTCCCTTCAGTCTTTATGCAGGAGCTGAACACTGTCATTTAGCCAAACTTCTCAAAATATGACATttggaaaataataacaaactgaACTCAGTGCCTTCAAATCTGTGGAGATGCCacctttttataaaataaacaaataatctattaaagctgctttaattGCTTGTTTTGACCACATGGGGGCGATGGAACAGGTAGTTGTGTTGAATGCATTAGGAAACGTTTGCTGAACTACAAAGGCACTCGGAGaacacgccccccccccccaggggtCGCTGATTATCCTCGATGCATTAATTGATCCTGGAtctcataaatatcacacacactcattaatatcagtctcctaaacacGCCTCATCAGGACCCGTGAGTTATTTTCTGGGAAATacacataaatgaaaaaacGTCATTCTTGGATCAGCTCCCTGCTCCAgactcatattaaaatataaaaactgaaaccGCATCCTTCTCCCGAGTTTCATTATACTCCGTCAAGTAGTTAAACCTgtttaataacaaacaaacaaaacgcAGATGATAGCATAACCTCCTGGGCGTCGGTAACTAAAAAAGATTCAGACGTCACGTTACTGTAACAACATCACTGTTCATGTCTCTGCTCACAACGCTGAGAAACACGAGAGAGAACGAAAAACATTCACcttcaaaatgtaaacaatgcaaCTGCAAGATGCTCGAACGCTCCACGGAGCAGCGGAGTCGGGGGATAATTCCAAAACTCAACAGTGACTTCAACGGTCAGAAATAACCAATGGATTAATTGATAATGAATCGTTAATTGCGGCTCTATTTGGCAGCTGCTGATCCAGTTCCATGATCCTCGTGGAGCAATTAACCGCGAGGCCCGATGAGAGCAGAGCGAGGTGAAGAGGGCAGCTTCGGGTTGTTGTGGCCTCTTGATTTCAGAAGCTTCCCGGCCTGCTCAGGCTCGTGAAGTAGCTCTAATCACAGCTTAGTGCAGCAGAATCATTACACTAAGCCAAGGATAATTTAGGGAGTCCAGCCCGTGCTATCATCGGGGTGAGATATAGCCACAGGGAGTCCGCTGGAAATGCTAATTTACTGAAAACAGTAAGGCTGGGGCGGCCTGGAGGCCTCTGTGGTGAGCCCCGTGTCACAAGAGTCAAAGATCCTCAATAAGAGACGAGCTGCAACACACAGGCGTAATCACAGTCTGTGCAATGTGGTGACATATGGTGGAAAATGTGCGGCACAAGGCGGAGCACACTTCGGAAAAAAACGCACGGGGGAAATTAGCGGCGCTGTCACTGGTTCTTGTCATTTTTGGGATAATGCCTCAGTTCTTCCCCGATGCACAATGCAGCGAGGGatcgagaggaggagaggaggggaacaCGACACGAGGGTTCACATGGTTGGCATCATGAGCGagtgagtgtgggggggggagggggaggaagtgaagagggTCATTGGGGGCCTACGCACAGTCCATATTTCCCCTCGGGGCACGTCTGCATAAAGGGGGGTCGCATCCCAGTAAGTGCACCAGTGCAGGCAGGTTAACGCAGACACAAAGATGAcgggtgtctctctctctctctctctcttctccagtCGTCGCTGCTGGGAAAGCTGCCCCCTGTAATCCACACAGATAATACTCTCACTTAAAGGGAGGTTGCCTCAGTGAGATAACAGATTAAATAACACATGAGGAGGACAGAACACACAGAAGCCGTTTCTGTGACATGATTTACCATTTCACCCTCTTTTACACGTTTGAATTCCGACATAGCGAtgttgttttggcccagatttgtcCCGTACAGCCTCCCTGTCATATGTgcgctcctgtttgccagatgtGGGCCACTAGAAGGCCGGCTCTGAAGTGGCTCACATCTGGATTGGTCCTGATACTCAAACTCAAGACTTTGCACCCGGACAAAATACTGTGAAAAACTCccggagaagagaagagacagagcCGAGCGAACATGAAACAGACTCTGGCTTTTTCTTCACACTCACTTTCCAACAAAGCCATCTTTTGTCAGCTCCCAGCAGGCGGCACAGACCAGACACAGAAGTGGCCTGTGGCTCGCTGGCTGCCAGCTCCTCGTGTTTTAGCTCCAACAGCCAGTAGGAAATATGGAAATCGAGTGAAGAAGCCAAACACTGTCATGCATTGCAGGAGTGAAAGTGgaatcatgtctgtgtgtgtctgtgtgtgtgtgttgtgtttgtgtatcatCTGCAGAAGCTAGTGATAATGAGAGCATGATTCTGGCCCAGTAGCACTGAGGTACTGTAACGAGCTGCGTGGAAATCCCTCAGGCGGGGCGGGGGTGTGGCTGGGTAGGTGGGTGGGGGATTTGCTTAATTATGCATAAGATCTGGCAATGAATTCCAAATCCTTTAAGTCTCCTGGGCCTTTGGTAAATGGGAATAGTCTTTTAATATTGCTGCCGGTGTTGTTGCCTCACCCCACAGGAAGCTGCGCCgccctgtgttttctgctttcttCGTTTAacgtgaaaagaaaacaatcacgacccctgaagagaaacaacagaacGGAGCCGGTGTCATTCACTCTTTTCTCGGGGCAGGATCCCGACTCGGGTCCATTTCCCTCCGACAACACCGGCTTTGTAATGAACTCTTCTGTGCTCCGgctcatttaaacatttttttaaaaatctcttCATCTTTTGTGGATCAAGGATCAAACAGTGGTGAACATCAAACCGGAACCAGCTGGCCTCAGATGTTCTGTGTGCCGTGTTAATGAGAGATTCCCCAGAACGAGGCTGAAGCAAACCCGTGGTGATAGTGAGGGAGCCGGTGAAGCGCTGCTGCGTGAGCAGGCGAGTTCGGACTCGCACGGCGATGACAGTCGACCCTCTGCCTCCCCGTGCTCGCTGCTGCCGGCCCGTGGTCCAACACACGTCCTGACAATCCACCTTCACTCTAACCCCGGGGGCTGTGAACGCCTCAGGCTGCAGATTAAAGGTCACAATTAAGCTGTGGCTGTAATGCCATCAACGCAACAATGAGGCCGTTGTGTTAACACTGTGTATTTGCGTCACATGAGCGAGGTGTAATAACACAATGAcagagttttcctttctgtcAACGCACATGCAAATGAATGTTGAATAACCACCGAGTGCAAGCGACGTGGGATTAGTTTGGAAGTTGGTTTTCTGGGACGCCACCTGAGGAGATGAGCTGGAAACACATTGTACGATTTCAGCCCAGTTCTGACCTGATTCCTGAGACACACGACTCCATCAAGAAGCTTTAATCCCTGGTTATGAAGagtttttatattgtatttgcaGAATTACACTTaatctactggatggattaccaggAAACTTAATGGAAAGATGCGTTATGGGCCATTACATCttttttggtgtggatccaggaatttgtcaTCACtctcttcaacattgtgagatttagcttttttagattttgttgatttctcttAAAATAACAGGAAAACATGTTAAAAGGACTGATATCTGTCAgggtgtgtaatttggtgcagatccaaataaaaatgcaaatcagaGACAGATAAATACCTCTTATACACCAAAAATACCGggtatatatacatttttatattatttaacatATTCTGTCAATGTATTGTCATCTGCAGCTTCTTTATTCATGGGAAAAGAGTCTGAACTACACTTATACTGAACAGTTATTACAGTTAATACTATATCTGATTGTTAGTTATTTAAGTCTTTTCCCATTGCTAGTAGGggagtttgttctgttttgaaACCTGGTGCGTCACGTTCGAAACCAAAAACTCAAGTTCTCTCACTTCGCTGTCTCGCCCAATCAGTGCGTTCACTCAGTTTCCATCACAGACATTGCCGATAAAGATCCGTGACGTGACTACTGCAGCGTtgtttgacccgggagtgacTGCCGCTTGATTCCATTCACATTGCAGACAGAAGCCTGATGTTAGCGGGTGTTGATGTATTTTtcgaccagtggaaaaggggctttagtcCCAACAGGCCTCCCCTGCAAACCCTCTTACATGCAGCTGAGTGACCAACAGGTGGAGATAACATCCTGCTTTTATTGCTTTCGCATAAACAGgcatcaaatgtttaaaatggatattatgtgtgtgtgtgtgtgtgtgtgtgtgtgtgtgtgtgtgtgtgtgtgtgtgtgtgtgtgtgtgtgtgtgtgtggataaatGGACGGGCTGTGCTCATAGTCTAAATCAGAATGATGCAAACAGACTCAACTGATCACAACCTCGTTCCAACGGCGTTTCACAATCAACAGCAACTGATTTAGCTCAGGGGATAGaaagttagtgtgtgtgtgtgtgtgtgtgtgtgtgtgtgtgtttacaatgcATGCACGTGCCTCtgcctgtgtgagtgagtgcatgTGAGCCCGACATGAGCCCGGTGCATGTATTCCTTCATCTTAATGCTCTCTATGTAATTACTGCGGGGAGGGGGAAACGGGGCTTTGGCTCCTGCGTCAACAGCCGCCAGTCGCAGCATAATCCAGCCGCGCTTGTTCTGTCCagattatcatcatcatctattCTCTAATCGTATTCGCCAAACGCCGCGATGACATTCCATCTGGGGCCTGCGAACAACACGGTGCTGCGATGACAGGCCCGGACAGACCGGTCCGACCACtacgactgctgctgctgctgctgctcgtccgCCAAGCTCTGATCCTGTCTCAACAAATCCGTTTGTGGGAAAAATAATCTCCACCGAGAGCACAGAGAACATTTTACCGTTAGGTCCCACAGTTTGATTAGGTAACTCGATACTCAGCAGGTACCTCGTGAAGCTGGTTCCCTCAACGAGAGCAGGTCAATGACGTCTTCTTTCGATTCCTCTTCAACAGGCATGACTACGGGGGCCTGCTCAGGCT contains:
- the src gene encoding proto-oncogene tyrosine-protein kinase Src isoform X3 is translated as MGGSKSKPKVSGQRPHSLDGNLNCGGGAGGHHSNSNQPSLAPNRGSAMDGGLSGNPSTANNAEMALFGGVDNNSVTAPNRITLAGGVTTFVALYDYESRTASDLSFKKGERLQIVNNTEGDWWLARSLTTGESGYIPSNYVAPSDSIQAEEWYFGKITRRDSERLLLSLENRRGTFLVRESETTKGAFCLSVLDYDNTKGLNVKHYKIRKLDSGGYYITSRTQFSNLQQLVNHYRKHADGLCHSLSDICPVLKPQTQGLAKDAWEIPRDSLHLDLKLGQGCFGEVWMGTWNGTTRVAIKTLKTGTMSPEAFLMEAQVMKKLRHEKLVQLYAVVSEEPIYIVTEYMVQGSLLDFLKGDMGKMLRLPQLVDMASQIASGMAYVERMNYVHRDLRAANILVGDNLVCKVADFGLARLIEDNEYTARQGAKFPIKWTAPEAALYGRFTIKSDVWSFGVLLTELATKGRVPYPGMVNREVLDQVERGYRMPCPAECPESMHELMLTCWRKEAEERPTFEYLQGFLEDYFTSTEPQYQPGENL
- the src gene encoding proto-oncogene tyrosine-protein kinase Src isoform X2 codes for the protein MGGSKSKPKVSGQRPHSLDGNLNCGGGAGGHHSNSNQPSLAPNRGSAMDGGLSGNPSTANNAEMALFGGVDNNSVTAPNRITLAGGVTTFVALYDYESRTASDLSFKKGERLQIVNNTRKVNCREGDWWLARSLTTGESGYIPSNYVAPSDSIQAEEWYFGKITRRDSERLLLSLENRRGTFLVRESETTKGAFCLSVLDYDNTKGLNVKHYKIRKLDSGGYYITSRTQFSNLQQLVNHYRKHADGLCHSLSDICPVLKPQTQGLAKDAWEIPRDSLHLDLKLGQGCFGEVWMGTWNGTTRVAIKTLKTGTMSPEAFLMEAQVMKKLRHEKLVQLYAVVSEEPIYIVTEYMVQGSLLDFLKGDMGKMLRLPQLVDMASQIASGMAYVERMNYVHRDLRAANILVGDNLVCKVADFGLARLIEDNEYTARQGAKFPIKWTAPEAALYGRFTIKSDVWSFGVLLTELATKGRVPYPGMVNREVLDQVERGYRMPCPAECPESMHELMLTCWRKEAEERPTFEYLQGFLEDYFTSTEPQYQPGENL
- the src gene encoding proto-oncogene tyrosine-protein kinase Src isoform X1 gives rise to the protein MGGSKSKPKVSGQRPHSLDGNLNCGGGAGGHHSNSNQPSLAPNRGSAMDGGLSGNPSTANNAEMALFGGVDNNSVTAPNRITLAGGVTTFVALYDYESRTASDLSFKKGERLQIVNNTRKVNCREGDWWLARSLTTGESGYIPSNYVAPSDSIQAEDHLRLTLESRWYFGKITRRDSERLLLSLENRRGTFLVRESETTKGAFCLSVLDYDNTKGLNVKHYKIRKLDSGGYYITSRTQFSNLQQLVNHYRKHADGLCHSLSDICPVLKPQTQGLAKDAWEIPRDSLHLDLKLGQGCFGEVWMGTWNGTTRVAIKTLKTGTMSPEAFLMEAQVMKKLRHEKLVQLYAVVSEEPIYIVTEYMVQGSLLDFLKGDMGKMLRLPQLVDMASQIASGMAYVERMNYVHRDLRAANILVGDNLVCKVADFGLARLIEDNEYTARQGAKFPIKWTAPEAALYGRFTIKSDVWSFGVLLTELATKGRVPYPGMVNREVLDQVERGYRMPCPAECPESMHELMLTCWRKEAEERPTFEYLQGFLEDYFTSTEPQYQPGENL